In one Nicotiana sylvestris chromosome 8, ASM39365v2, whole genome shotgun sequence genomic region, the following are encoded:
- the LOC138875908 gene encoding uncharacterized protein → MGKPFAEAIKIGEMVENGLKTGRILSQAAIRATSQAVQRGSGGMARGKKKEEASMAASEAREYRNLRPRFPEKTPQHYYPNQNVTYAPQPYMVMNTQPYFQPPQQANRGQAPPPRNQPPYRNHYNSQLPQNNFRPQEPPRRRTFTPIGEPYSTLFPKLVQMGFLQPIPQTRHNPASPAYKAGVRYAYHSGAEGHDTNGCWTFRRVVENLIEQGKIVLRDEEVPNVTNNLLPVHNNGSLIGMICEDKEFDPTLKAIIAIVDTGIKPKAAPKQEKGEKKTSTVKVELEEKAGTKTETMVPAKNEVLYIPRGRSEKPQRFEVKRAIPMYVSKGAYVVQGTIKPPRLNKPVVIGRVPQKPMINPSTVPWNYQRTLVMYQGKEVTGELPENTSVGKHSDTQEVNNATQKRFPPKKPVSAEEAEAFFQKMKMPDYEVVDQLRKCPEQVSMLSLLIRSAEHQKILLKTLNEAYIPVETSVEQLERMTERFFTVNQVSFSKNDLPPEGAAHNKALHLTVKCEDYYVKRVMLDGGSDVDICPLSMLQRMEIGAGRILPNNVYVRAFDGIKRDTLGEIDLVLTIGPVEFEITFQVLDMDTSYNFLLGRPWIHTAGVVPSTIHQKVKFEYEDRKIVVHGKDEQSIYRDPSIPYLEAREGSEHTIYQAFEIVLAEQYEERKPCPQPFLSNASIIVAKEMIRQGFRPGKGLGRMLQGITEPITLPSTKKLFGIGFQPTPKY, encoded by the coding sequence atgggaaagcctttcgcggaagcaatTAAGATCggggaaatggtagagaatggtttgaaaacgggtagaatcttgAGTCAGGcggccataagggcaacctcccaagccgtccaacgcggttccggaggaatggcaagagggaaaaaaaaggaagaagcgTCCATGGCGGCATCAGAAGCAAGAGAATATCGTAATctcaggccccgttttccagaaaaaaccccacaacattactaccccaaccaaaatgtgacctatgctcctcaaccctacatggtcatgaacactCAGCCTTATTTCCAGCCACCGCAACAAGCCAATCGGGgtcaagctccacctcccagaaatcagcctccttaccgaaacCACTATAATTCACAACtacctcaaaataacttccgtcctcaagaaccacccaggagacggactttcacacccattggtgaaccgTATTCTACCCTATTCCCAAAActagtccagatgggtttcctgcaaccaatccctcagacaaggcacaacccggcatcacctgcttacaaagccggtgtcagGTATGCTTATCATTCGGGGGCAGAGGGGCATGATACCAATGGTTGTTGGACTTTCAGAAGGGTGGTTGAGAACTTAATAGAACAGGGAAAGATAGTACTGAGGGACGaagaggtcccaaatgtgaccaacaatcTATTACCCGTTCACAATAATGGGTCGTTGATCGGGATGATCTGTGAAGACAAGGAATTTGACCCTAccttgaaagctataatcgccattgtcgataCAGGGATAAAGCCTAAAGCAGCCCCGAAgcaagagaaaggggaaaagaagactagTACCGTCAAGGTTGAGCTCGAAGAGAAAGCTGGGACAAAGACAGAGACAATGGTGCCCGCGAAGAATGAAGTTCTCTATATTCCACGAGGTCGATCAGAGAAGCCACAGagattcgaagtcaaaagggcaatACCAATGTACGTGTCGAAAGGGGCTTATGTGGTCCAGGGAACGATTAAACCGCCTCGGCTGAAtaagccagtggttatcggacgcgtaccacagaagccaatgataaacccgtccacagtaccgtggaactatcaaagaacattGGTTATGTACCAAGGCAAAGAAGTCACGGGGGAACTCCCAGAGAATACTTCCGTTGGAAAACATTCAGACACTCAAGAGGTAAACAACGCCACACAGAAGcgcttcccacccaagaagcctgtaagcgctGAAGAAGCAGAGgctttcttccaaaagatgaaaatgcctgactacgaagtggtggatcagttacgcaagtgccctgagcaagtgtcTATGCTATCTTTGCTAATAAGGTCTGCCGAACATCAGAAGATCTTGCTCAAAACCCTGAACGAAGCGTATATACCGGTCGagacttcagttgaacaactggaaagaatgacggagaggttcttcaCGGTTAATCAAGTTTCTTTTAGTAAGAACGATTTACCTCCGGAGGGAGCGGCTCACAACAAGGCTTTACACCTGACAGTCAAGtgtgaagactactacgtcaagcgggtaatgttggatggaggttcggATGTtgacatttgtcctctctccatgctgcagagaatggaaattggggccgGAAGGATTCTCCCCAATAATGTCTAtgtaagggcttttgatggcatcaagagggacaccctcggggaaatagacttggtattgactataggaccagtggagttcgaaataactttccaggtactggatatggacacgtcttacaattttctcctcggaagaccttggattcatacGGCAGGGGTTGTACCTTCCACTATCCACCAAaaggtgaagtttgaatatgaagatcgaaaaattgtggtccacggaaaagacgaacaatctatttatcgggacccatccatcccatatcttgaagcaaGGGAAGGGAGTGAGCACACAATTTATCAGGCTTTCGAAATTGTGCTggcagagcagtatgaagaacgaaaaccttgcccccaacctttcttgtccaacgcctcaatcatagttgctaaagaaatgatccgacaggGATTCAgaccagggaaagggcttggacgaatgttgcaaggaataacggaacccatcaccttacCTTCCACTAAGAAACTCTTCGGGATAGGCTTCCAACCCACTCCAAAATATTAG